One window of Flavobacterium dauae genomic DNA carries:
- a CDS encoding DUF6929 family protein gives MKKYLLTSWLKITGIVAASGIGYENNQLQLVSDNSNALYHYFITNDSLAKYSFDDNPVNDQMKKKTKYDLESFTKIDNTWYAFGSGSTENRNIGFMFNKFSKYSTKIDLTDLYSEMKSFSDLGDDDFNIETVTTYKEDWLFINRGNGAKNANYIFVVQGKNLTDEYNMYYFEFDLPKINDVASGFSDGTVINNTLYFIATAEDEQSTYNDGAIKGSLFGAIDLKKMKILFTEKISDTNKFEGITILEQNKKNIVFVLCEDNDDALNKETVIYKLAVDLKGKIK, from the coding sequence TGGCATTGGTTATGAAAACAATCAGTTACAATTGGTGTCAGACAACAGCAACGCACTTTATCATTATTTTATAACTAATGATTCTTTGGCAAAATACAGTTTTGACGACAACCCAGTTAACGATCAAATGAAGAAAAAAACAAAATATGATTTAGAATCGTTTACAAAAATTGACAATACCTGGTATGCTTTTGGTTCGGGATCGACCGAAAACCGAAACATTGGGTTTATGTTTAACAAATTTTCTAAATACTCTACAAAGATTGATTTAACCGATCTTTACAGCGAAATGAAAAGTTTTTCTGATTTGGGAGATGACGATTTTAACATTGAAACCGTTACGACATATAAAGAAGACTGGCTGTTTATAAACAGAGGAAACGGGGCAAAAAATGCAAATTATATTTTTGTGGTACAAGGAAAGAATCTAACCGATGAATACAATATGTATTATTTTGAATTTGATTTGCCTAAGATAAACGATGTTGCTTCCGGATTTTCTGATGGCACCGTTATAAACAACACGCTGTATTTTATTGCAACCGCAGAAGACGAACAATCTACTTATAATGACGGAGCGATAAAAGGAAGTTTGTTTGGGGCGATTGATCTAAAGAAAATGAAAATCCTTTTCACAGAAAAAATCAGCGACACCAATAAATTTGAAGGAATTACCATTTTGGAGCAAAACAAAAAAAATATTGTATTTGTCTTGTGCGAAGATAATGATGATGCTTTAAACAAAGAAACTGTTATTTATAAGTTAGCGGTTGATTTAAAAGGGAAAATAAAATAG
- the fumC gene encoding class II fumarate hydratase, producing MEYRIETDTMGEVKVPADKYWGAQTERSRNNFKIGPSASMPHEIIEGFAYLKKAAAYANCELGVLPVEKRDAIAVVCDEILAGKLNDQFPLVIWQTGSGTQSNMNVNEVIANRAQVLAGKKIGEGEAVLKANDDVNKSQSSNDTFPTGMHIAAYKAVVEVTIPGVEKLRDTLAKKAEDFKNVVKIGRTHLMDATPLTLGQEISGYVAQLTHGLKALKNTLAHLSEVALGGTAVGTGLNTPAGYDVLVAKYIADFTGHPFVTAENKFEALAAHDAIVETHGALKQLAVSLNKIANDIRMLASGPRSGIGEILIPENEPGSSIMPGKVNPTQCEALTMVAAQVMGNDVAITIGGTQGHYELNVFKPLMAANFLQSARLLGDACISFDEHCAQGIEPNYNRIKELVDNSLMLVTALNTKIGYYKAAEIAQTAHKNNSTLKETAIALGYVTAEEFDQWVKPEEMVGSLK from the coding sequence ATGGAATATAGAATTGAAACCGACACCATGGGTGAAGTAAAAGTTCCTGCCGATAAATATTGGGGAGCACAAACAGAACGTTCACGAAACAATTTTAAAATTGGTCCTTCTGCCTCGATGCCACACGAAATAATTGAAGGTTTTGCGTATTTAAAAAAAGCTGCTGCTTACGCCAATTGCGAATTAGGGGTTTTACCTGTTGAGAAAAGAGATGCCATTGCTGTAGTTTGTGATGAGATTTTGGCTGGAAAATTAAACGATCAGTTTCCTTTGGTTATTTGGCAAACCGGTTCGGGCACTCAATCAAATATGAACGTAAATGAAGTTATCGCTAACCGGGCACAGGTACTAGCCGGAAAAAAAATTGGTGAAGGTGAAGCTGTTTTAAAAGCCAATGACGATGTAAACAAATCGCAATCATCAAACGATACTTTTCCAACAGGCATGCACATTGCAGCCTACAAAGCTGTGGTAGAAGTAACTATTCCGGGTGTTGAAAAACTACGAGATACATTGGCAAAAAAGGCCGAAGATTTTAAAAATGTAGTAAAAATTGGCCGTACACATTTAATGGATGCAACCCCCCTTACTTTAGGACAGGAAATTTCTGGTTATGTTGCACAATTAACACACGGCTTAAAAGCATTAAAAAACACCTTAGCCCACTTATCTGAAGTTGCTTTAGGCGGAACTGCTGTCGGTACTGGTTTAAATACACCCGCAGGATACGATGTTTTGGTAGCCAAATATATTGCCGATTTTACTGGGCATCCGTTTGTTACCGCAGAAAATAAATTTGAAGCCTTAGCTGCACACGACGCCATTGTTGAAACCCACGGTGCTTTAAAGCAATTAGCTGTATCGTTAAACAAAATTGCAAACGATATCCGTATGTTGGCTTCAGGTCCCCGTTCGGGAATCGGAGAAATTCTAATTCCGGAAAACGAACCGGGATCATCAATTATGCCGGGTAAAGTCAACCCTACCCAATGCGAAGCTTTAACAATGGTTGCTGCCCAGGTAATGGGAAATGATGTTGCTATTACTATTGGCGGCACACAAGGTCATTACGAGCTAAATGTTTTTAAACCGTTAATGGCGGCTAATTTCTTACAATCGGCACGTTTACTGGGCGATGCCTGCATTTCTTTTGACGAACATTGTGCACAAGGAATTGAACCAAATTATAATCGTATTAAAGAATTAGTGGACAATTCATTGATGTTGGTGACTGCTTTAAACACTAAAATTGGTTATTACAAAGCAGCCGAAATTGCTCAGACTGCACATAAGAATAATTCAACCTTAAAAGAAACAGCCATTGCATTAGGTTATGTAACCGCTGAAGAATTTGACCAATGGGTAAAGCCTGAAGAAATGGTTGGCAGTTTAAAATAA
- a CDS encoding UDP-N-acetylmuramoyl-tripeptide--D-alanyl-D-alanine ligase: MQTFELYSIYNQCNGVSTDTRNIAENSIFFALKGDHFDANDFALQALEKGAAFAVVDNKELLKLSNNKLIVVDDVLKTLQDLAAFHRFHIGLPVIALTGSNGKTTTKELLHTVLSKKYNTIATIGNLNNHIGVPLTLLRLNEDTDLAIIEMGANHQKEIEHLCEIAQPDFGLITNFGRAHLEGFGGIDGVIKGKSEMYDYLQANHKTAFVNFDDAIQNQKSLDISRFGFSLKNNSSANIQISKAYAQPMATIEIGNTKITSQLTGLYNLPNISFAIAIGHYFNISLDDIKEAIESYTPQNNRSQWVNTNGKKVLLDAYNANPSSMQVAIQNFKQLEGDSKLMILGDMFELGTEASKEHQTIINEAINSNIPAIFIGNHFFENQLANNQISYFKNFEEVFSHLETHPLNQNLILIKGSRAMALERILEKI; the protein is encoded by the coding sequence ATGCAAACATTTGAACTTTATTCCATATACAATCAATGTAACGGCGTTAGTACCGACACACGAAATATAGCAGAAAACAGTATCTTTTTTGCTTTAAAAGGCGATCATTTCGATGCCAACGACTTTGCCCTGCAAGCGTTAGAAAAAGGAGCTGCTTTTGCAGTTGTTGACAACAAAGAATTACTGAAATTAAGCAACAATAAGCTCATTGTTGTTGATGATGTACTTAAAACACTACAAGATTTAGCTGCTTTTCACAGATTTCACATAGGTTTGCCCGTTATTGCACTTACAGGAAGCAACGGTAAAACAACAACCAAAGAATTATTACATACGGTTTTAAGTAAAAAATACAACACCATTGCAACCATTGGAAATTTAAACAATCACATCGGCGTACCCTTAACTTTGTTGAGATTAAATGAAGATACCGATCTGGCAATTATTGAGATGGGAGCCAATCATCAAAAAGAAATCGAACATTTATGCGAAATCGCCCAGCCTGATTTTGGATTGATTACCAATTTTGGACGTGCCCATTTAGAAGGTTTTGGTGGCATAGACGGTGTTATTAAAGGAAAAAGTGAAATGTATGATTACTTGCAAGCGAACCATAAAACAGCGTTTGTGAATTTTGATGATGCCATTCAAAATCAAAAAAGTCTGGATATTTCACGTTTTGGATTTTCATTAAAAAATAATTCATCGGCAAATATTCAAATTTCTAAAGCATATGCCCAACCAATGGCAACTATTGAAATTGGCAACACAAAAATCACTTCTCAGCTTACAGGACTTTACAATTTGCCAAATATTTCTTTTGCGATTGCCATAGGACACTATTTTAATATTTCTTTAGATGATATAAAAGAAGCTATTGAATCATACACTCCTCAAAACAATCGGTCGCAGTGGGTAAATACCAACGGTAAAAAAGTCTTACTCGATGCTTACAATGCCAACCCAAGCAGTATGCAAGTTGCAATTCAAAACTTTAAACAGTTAGAAGGAGATTCAAAACTAATGATTTTGGGCGATATGTTTGAATTAGGAACCGAAGCCAGTAAAGAGCATCAAACAATAATCAATGAAGCAATTAATTCAAACATTCCAGCAATCTTTATCGGAAATCATTTTTTTGAAAATCAACTAGCTAATAATCAAATCAGCTATTTTAAAAACTTTGAAGAAGTTTTTTCTCATTTAGAAACACATCCATTAAATCAAAATTTAATATTGATAAAAGGCTCAAGAGCAATGGCATTAGAAAGAATCCTTGAGAAAATTTAA